A section of the Macaca thibetana thibetana isolate TM-01 chromosome 10, ASM2454274v1, whole genome shotgun sequence genome encodes:
- the LOC126929749 gene encoding SUMO-interacting motif-containing protein 1-like: MEILDEFDREVPQSETFCQQISEEDLERQVDTTLSARCAASSTASTATRRWRRGWCNWNSVGSSLFSGRSVVQGELNHCNSTGALEMLERVKQLKQSIHRMHPYSRDTKKRRRKPRQKKPEPILLRDQSTSPCLPPTPLPPLPLPPPWSPW; encoded by the exons ATGGAGATCCTAGACGAGTTCGACAGGGAGGTCCCGCAGAGCGAAACCTTCTGCCAGCAAATCTCCGAGGAAGACTTGGAGAGGCAGGTGGACACTACACTGAGCGCGCGCTGCGCCGCCTCTTCCACCGCCTCGACCGCAACCCGTCGCTGGCGGAGAGGGTGGTGCAATTGGAACAGCGTGGGCTCCTCTCTTTTCTCCGG GCGAAGTGTTGTGCAGGGGGAGCTGAACCATTGCAACAGCACGGGCGCCCTGGAGATGCTCGAGAGGGTGAAGCAGCTGAAGCAGAGCATACACCGCATGCACCCCTACTCCCGGG ACAccaagaagaggagaaggaagccaAGACAGAAGAAACCAGAACCCATCCTCTTACGGGACCAGTCGACCTCCCCATGCCTGCCACCGAccccactgccacctctgccactgccaccaccatggTCTCCGTGGTGA